The genomic interval ATTCTTCGCCACCCGCACGGTGGTCAAAGAAAAGGATTTCGATGAGTTCATCGATGGTCTGATTTACAGCATGACGGCCGCTCTGGGTTTTGCCCTGATGGAGAACATCTTTTATGGGGCTTCTTTTGGTCTGGAAGTTCTGCTGGTCCGGGGCCTGATCACCATGAGCAGCCATGTGCTGTTCACTGCCCCCTGGGGTTTTGCTCTGGGGTACCAGCGCATGAACAACCGCAACAAATACGCAGTGCCCCTTGGGCTGGGCATCGGCATTGTTTTGCACTCGATTTTCAATGGCATCCAGATCCAGTCCCATCCAACCTGGGGCGTGATTGCCCTGGTGGTGGGACTGGTGACGGTGATGTTCCTGGCCGCAGACCGCCTGTACACCACCGCCAGTCAGGAACCCTAAAGGGTGTCCACGCTGGTGGAGCCCTCCACCCATTCTTCACCCGAGGTGGAACGCTCCAGTTTCCAGACCGGCAGACGCACTTTCAGGGCTTCAATCAGCAGGTCACAGGCTTCCAGGGCGGCCCTGCGGTGGGGACTTCCCACCCCCACAATGATGCTGAGTTCTCCGGGATGCACCCGGCCGGTGCGGTGCGCTATATATACGCCACCCACCTGGAACTTTTCACGGGCTTCCTGAATGCAGGCCCGCATCACCCTGATGGCCATGGGTGCAAAAGCCTCGTATTCAAGGTGTGCGATCTCCAGGCCTTTGTTGGGAGATCGCACCGTTCCCGTAAAGAAAGCCTGACCTCCCCACTCTGGACGGGCCAGAAACCCGAAAGCCTCCATCAGGTTCAGGGGTCTGGAGGTGACAATGCATTCTTCAAAGTCCTGTGGATCGTAAGCACCGCCTGCCACAGGAGGCAGAAAAGCCACTTCATCTCCATCTTTCAAAAGCTGGTCTGGAGCAACGTAATTTTC from Deinococcus roseus carries:
- a CDS encoding PrsW family intramembrane metalloprotease translates to MSASVMHIVWFALGVVLPTFFWFWFFWRRDPKPEPVRLLIRTFLYGAFAYLPAALFELSFQTALKGIALYVVIAVLEELLKFFATRTVVKEKDFDEFIDGLIYSMTAALGFALMENIFYGASFGLEVLLVRGLITMSSHVLFTAPWGFALGYQRMNNRNKYAVPLGLGIGIVLHSIFNGIQIQSHPTWGVIALVVGLVTVMFLAADRLYTTASQEP
- the moaD gene encoding molybdopterin converting factor subunit 1; its protein translation is MRLRILFFARLKREMGVDEMSFSCPPQSTVRDLARLLQEHYSVNLQGCMAAVNENYVAPDQLLKDGDEVAFLPPVAGGAYDPQDFEECIVTSRPLNLMEAFGFLARPEWGGQAFFTGTVRSPNKGLEIAHLEYEAFAPMAIRVMRACIQEAREKFQVGGVYIAHRTGRVHPGELSIIVGVGSPHRRAALEACDLLIEALKVRLPVWKLERSTSGEEWVEGSTSVDTL